In one window of Arcobacter sp. CECT 8983 DNA:
- the purS gene encoding phosphoribosylformylglycinamidine synthase subunit PurS yields MKAIVNVALKQGVLDDQGKATHHALDTLGFKEVVKDVRIGKQIIMELNSSNEEDARKEVTEMCEKLLANTVIEDYQIEIIG; encoded by the coding sequence ATGAAAGCAATCGTAAATGTAGCATTAAAACAAGGTGTACTTGATGATCAAGGTAAAGCGACTCATCACGCTTTAGATACTCTTGGGTTTAAAGAAGTTGTAAAAGACGTAAGAATTGGTAAACAAATTATTATGGAATTAAACTCTTCAAATGAAGAAGATGCTAGAAAAGAAGTTACAGAAATGTGTGAAAAACTTCTTGCTAATACTGTAATTGAAGATTATCAAATCGAAATAATAGGTTAA
- the purQ gene encoding phosphoribosylformylglycinamidine synthase I has translation MNVSVLQFPGTNCEYDTKYAFEKLGCEVTIIWHKDKEIPANTDLLVIPGGFSYGDYLRSGAIARFANIMESVQDYAANGGKVLGICNGFQILLEAGLLPGAMKRNDSLHFISKYNNLKVINNDNTFLSLLKKDEVVNIPVAHHDGNYFIDEAGLKELESNNQILLKYCDENGEVMNLNGSVANIAGICNKEKNVFGLMPHPERAMEDLLGCDDGVSMLKGFLK, from the coding sequence ATGAACGTATCTGTATTACAATTTCCTGGTACTAATTGTGAATATGACACAAAATATGCTTTTGAAAAACTAGGTTGTGAAGTTACTATTATTTGGCACAAAGATAAAGAGATTCCAGCAAATACTGATTTATTAGTTATTCCTGGTGGATTCTCTTATGGAGATTATTTAAGATCTGGTGCAATTGCTAGATTTGCAAATATTATGGAATCAGTTCAAGACTATGCTGCAAATGGTGGAAAGGTTTTAGGTATTTGTAATGGTTTCCAAATTCTTTTAGAAGCAGGACTTTTACCTGGTGCTATGAAAAGAAATGATTCTTTACATTTTATTTCAAAATACAATAATTTAAAAGTTATTAACAATGATAATACTTTTCTTTCATTATTAAAAAAAGATGAAGTTGTGAATATTCCTGTTGCTCACCACGATGGTAATTATTTTATTGATGAAGCAGGATTAAAAGAGCTTGAATCGAATAATCAAATTCTTTTAAAATATTGTGATGAAAATGGTGAAGTTATGAACTTAAATGGTTCTGTTGCAAATATTGCAGGTATCTGTAACAAAGAAAAAAATGTATTTGGTCTTATGCCTCACCCAGAAAGAGCAATGGAAGATTTATTAGGTTGCGATGACGGTGTTTCAATGTTAAAAGGGTTCTTAAAATAG